In one Silene latifolia isolate original U9 population chromosome 10, ASM4854445v1, whole genome shotgun sequence genomic region, the following are encoded:
- the LOC141605084 gene encoding uncharacterized protein LOC141605084, producing the protein MASYMSQATTAHHLNTQQFRRFTPPNPPRLIGIHTFKCFGFSKAKDDIISNPTLKKQKKDVTEPENVVLKVAWYASELLGIAASALQPSRPAVPADEYQELTGNASGTVDRAVVVDAIKQDFQRSYFVTGNLTLGAYEEDCEFADPAGSFKGLRRFKRNCTNFGSLIIKSNMKLMKWEDLEDKGIGHWRFSCVLSFPWRPILSATGYTEYYFDVESGKVIRHVENWNVPKMTLLKQILKPSGYNDRKDN; encoded by the exons ATGGCGTCCTACATGTCACAGGCTACCACAGCTCACCACCTGAACACACAACAATTCAGGCGTTTCACCCCACCTAACCCTCCTCGCCTTATCGGAATCCACACGTTCAAGTGTTTCGGATTCAGTAAGGCCAAGGACGACATAATCAGCAATCCTACACTGAAGAAACAGAAAAAAGACGTGACTGAACCAGAGAATGTGGTGCTTAAGGTAGCATGGTATGCTTCTGAACTACTCGGTATTGCAGCTTCTGCTCTTCAACCGTCCCGACCTGCTGTCCCTGCTGACGAATATCAGGAGCTTACTGGTAATGCTTCAGGAACTGTTGATCGTGCTGTTGTAGTTGATGCAATCAAACAGGACTTTCAACGATCATATTTTGTTACTG GAAATCTGACACTGGGTGCATATGAAGAGGACTGTGAATTTGCTGATCCAGCTGGTTCGTTTAAAGGGCTTCGACGCTTTAAGAGGAACTGCACTAACTTTGGCTCTCTAATTATTAAATCAAACATGAAACTCATGAAATGGGAAGACTTGGAG GACAAGGGAATCGGACACTGGCGATTCAGCTGTGTATTGTCTTTCCCTTGGAGACCTATACTTTCCG CTACAGGATATACGGAGTACTACTTTGATGTTGAGTCCGGTAAAGTTATCCG GCATGTAGAGAATTGGAATGTACCCAAAATGACATTGCTTAAACAAATCTTGAAGCCTAGTGGATATAATGATCGCAAGGATAATTAG
- the LOC141605085 gene encoding CAAX prenyl protease 1 homolog, producing MAFPYLEAVVGFMILMYIFETYLDTRQHAAHKLRTLPKPLVGVISLEKFEKARAYNLDKSNFHFVHEIITIVLESGILYFRVLPWVWKKSGEFLVDAGLNAENEIFHTLAFLAGVMIWSQITDLPFSLYSTFVIEARHGFNKQTIWLFIKDMLKSIILSVLIGPPIVAAIIYIVQKGGPYFAIYLWGFMFALSIVMMTIYPVLIAPLFNKFTPLPDGELRQKIENLASSLKFPLKKLFVVDGSTRSSHSNAYMYGFFKNKRIVLFDTLVQQCKDDEVVAVLAHELGHWKLNHTMYTFVTMQILTLLQFGGYTLVRNSKDLFESFGFHDTQAVLIGLIIFQHTVIPLQHLVSFGMNLVSRSFEFQADAFAKKLGYADELRAGLVKLQEENLSTMNPDPWYSAYHFSHPPLVERLTAIDNEPLKKQD from the exons ATGGCGTTTCCTTATCTCGAAGCCGTTGTTG GTTTTATGATACTTATGTACATATTTGAAACATACCTGGATACGCGCCAACATGCTGCCCACAAATTGCGAACCCTCCCTAAACCTTTGGTAGGAGTGATAAGCTTAGAGAAGTTTGAAAAAGCAAGGGCATACAATCTTGACAAAAG CAATTTTCATTTTGTTCACGAGATTATCACGATAGTGTTAGAATCTGGAATTTTGTACTTTCGGGTACTTCCATGGGTCTGGAAG AAATCGGGAGAGTTTTTAGTAGATGCAGGCCTTAATGCAGAAAATGAAATATTTCATACCTTGGCTTTCTTAGCTGGTGTCATGATTTGGTCACAG ATAACTGATTTGCCATTTTCTCTGTATTCAACATTTGTTATTGAGGCTCGCCATGGATTTAACAAG CAAACTATATGGTTGTTCATTAAAGATATGCTAAAGAGCATTATACTTTCAGTTCTGATCGGGCCTCCTATTGTTGCTGCGATTATTTACATTGTACAG AAAGGGGGTCCATACTTTGCTATCTACCTCTGGGGATTCATGTTTGCTCTATCTATTGTGATGATGACTATCTATCCTGTTCTTATAGCTCCACTGTTTAACAAATTCACCCCG CTTCCGGATGGGGAGCTAAGGCAGAAAATCGAGAATCTCGCTTCTTCACTGAAATTTCCCTTGAAGAAATTATTTGTTGTTGATGGATCGACGAGGTCCAGCCATAGCAAT GCTTACATGTATGGGTTTTTCAAGAACAAGCGTATAGTCCTTTTTGACACATTGGTGCAGCAG TGCAAGGATGATGAAGTAGTTGCTGTTCTTGCACATGAACTTGGGCACTGGAAACTCAATCATACCATGTACACATTCGTTACAATGCAG ATTCTTACGCTATTGCAATTTGGAGGCTACACCCTTGTGAGAAATTCAAAGGATCTGTTTGAGAGCTTCGGATTTCATGATACCCAGGCTGTGCTCATTGGTCTTATCATTTTTCAG CACACCGTGATACCTCTTCAACACCTTGTAAGCTTTGGTATGAATCTAGTGAGCCGGTCTTTTGAGTTTCAG GCCGATGCTTTCGCCAAGAAGTTGGGATATGCAGATGAACTCCGGGCAGGTCTTGTTAAGTTACAG GAGGAGAACTTGTCAACTATGAATCCGGACCCATGGTACTCGGCTTATCACTTTTCACACCCTCCCCTTGTTGAAAGGTTAACCGCCATTGACAACGAACCTCTCAAAAAACAAGACTGA